The Triticum aestivum cultivar Chinese Spring chromosome 7B, IWGSC CS RefSeq v2.1, whole genome shotgun sequence genome window below encodes:
- the LOC123160455 gene encoding exopolygalacturonase, translated as MALRNITMRVLLLLAVVSAAYAAKGKAEKKESADGPAASGPAASGEGGEYDITKLGAKPDGTTDCTEAVEEAWASACGSTGNPTIIIPKGDFLTGALNFTGPCKGDGLNIKLEGNLLASNDLAKFKSNWIEIMRVKKLSITGKGNIDGQGKAVWTKNSCQKNYNCKILPNSLVLDFCDDALIEGISIINSKFFHMNIFQCKGVTVKDVKVNAPGDSPNTDGIHMGDSSNVSIIDTTIGVGDDCISIGPGSTQVNISGVTCGPGHGISIGSLGRYKDEKDVTDISVKNCVLKGSTNGLRIKSYEDAKSPLVASKIHYENIEMDDSGYPIIIDQKYCPNKLCTSKGDADRVTVKDVTFKNITGTSATPEAVSLLCSEKKPCEGVTMSDVKIEYSGKNNKTMAVCTHVKVTATGVDKANTCDA; from the exons ATGGCGTTGAGGAACATTACGATGAGAGTCTTATTGCTCCTGGCGGTGGTGAGCGCGGCATATGCCGCCAAAGGCAAGGCGGAAAAGAAGGAGAGCGCAGATGGTCCGGCGGCGTCCGGTCCGGCGGCGTCCGGTGAGGGCGGGGAGTACGACATCACCAAGCTCGGCGCCAAGCCCGACGGCACAACGGACTGCACCGAG GCGGTGGAGGAGGCATGGGCCTCGGCATGCGGTAGCACCGGGAACCCGACCATCATCATCCCCAAGGGTGATTTCCTGACTGGAGCTCTGAATTTCACGGGGCCGTGCAAGGGCGACGGACTCAACATCAAGCTGGAAGGCAACCTGCTAGCTTCCAACGACCTGGCCAAGTTCAAGTCTAACTGGATCGAGATCATGCGCGTGAAGAAGCTCTCCATCACCGGCAAAGGCAACATCGACGGTCAGGGCAAGGCCGTCTGGACCAAAAACAGCTGCCAAAAGAACTACAACTGCAAGATATTGCCAAAC TCGTTGGTGCTGGACTTCTGCGACGACGCACTCATCGAAGGCATCTCTATCATCAATTCCAAGTTCTTCCACATGAACATCTTCCAGTGCAAGGGCGTGACCGTCAAGGACGTGAAGGTGAACGCGCCCGGGGACAGCCCCAACACCGACGGCATCCACATGGGCGACTCGTCCAATGTCAGCATCATCGACACCACCATCGGCGTTGGCGACGACTGCATCTCCATTGGCCCCGGTTCCACACAAGTCAACATCAGCGGCGTGACCTGCGGCCCAGGCCATGGTATCAGCATTGGCAGCCTCGGGAGGTACAAGGACGAGAAGGACGTGACCGACATCAGCGTCAAGAACTGCGTGCTCAAGGGCTCCACCAATGGCCTCCGCATCAAGTCGTACGAGGACGCCAAGTCGCCCCTCGTAGCATCCAAGATCCACTACGAGAACATCGAGATGGACGACTCGGGCTACCCCATCATCATCGACCAGAAGTACTGCCCCAACAAACTTTGCACCTCTAAGGGCGACGCCGACAGGGTCACCGTCAAGGACGTTACCTTCAAAAACATCACCGGCACCTCCGCCACCCCCGAGGCCGTCAGCCTGCTCTGCTCCGAAAAGAAGCCCTGCGAAGGCGTCACAATGTCCGACGTCAAGATCGAGTACTCCGGCAAGAACAACAAGACCATGGCTGTCTGCACCCACGTCAAGGTCACCGCCACGGGAGTCGACAAGGCCAACACATGCGACGCCTGA